The Betta splendens chromosome 2, fBetSpl5.4, whole genome shotgun sequence nucleotide sequence CAAAACAGTATGAGACAAACCACCAACTTTTCATGTGCTAAAAAGCCTCAAAGAATTAAGTCACTTTTAGGACTTCGAAtaaaaggcagcagcagtgaaattaaatattgataaaCCCGTTCAGCGGTTGGTGGGGCTGGTGGACTCCTGCGGCCAAAAGCTTGGACGGCAGATACAAAACAATGAAAGTAATTCTTTGCATTCCTATTGGCATAATGGCATCTAGACACTCCATCTATCCGGGTTGGCTAAGAGCATTTGAACGGTTCCACTGAAGGGGGATTAGGTGGCTGGCCTGCGGCGTACAGGCTGCGAGGGAGTTCACGTATTAGCGTTACACGTCTCCTCCGCAGCCGCGATCGCCTCCACTCGCACACTCCCTCTCGCTCCTCGCTTGCAAATTGGAATGGTGAATGAGCGCAGGATGCTTGGGAACAGGCTCGGAGCGAGAGAGTGGGAAGACATCAAAGGGAGAGGGTGCCGGGGTTCTTTCGCTTCCTCCCCGGGCTAGACAGAAGACTTTTTTACAACTGGCTCTGGTGGAGCTGTGGGGAGAAGGTGGAAGGGAAAATGGCTGTGGAAGAGGAATCCGGCTAATGTCTAATAAAAGAGCTGTGGGTCTCATGGTGAGAGGGAATAATGGAGGGGAGAGGGCGATGTGGATGGGGTTACGCACGCTGCGCCTCAGATTGACTCTGGACTATAATCTGCACAGCCTCTGCGGTCTTTCCTGCCGGGTCTCTTACTCGCAGACTAGCTAAAAGCCTGCCATTACGTGTTGGCCAAACACAGACTTGGCTTTAAAGCATTAATGTGTATGTGCCTCGGAGCTGGTCATGTGGAAAAGGTAGTCTGGGTCAAGAAAGGGGGGGTTCTTAAGATAAGATGCTTGGGGAGCATCTTAACAGCGCCACAGTCCCCACTTCGttcgaacacacacacgtgtgcatgCATACATTTAAATTTGCAGCAACTCAGCATCTTATTCACCTGAATGTCCCCCTGTCCATCCATGTCACTGGAGTTTAACATCAGGTTACCGTGTCCCCTCTGTCCCCATTGGTTAAAATGGGTCGAGGGTCCTGGAAGTGGCACTCGCTGGTTGGCTGAACTGTCACTCCACTACTTTTATGGGGATTATACTCTATCGATTGGGCACGCTCCCAAAACCTTGCATCTGTTGGAGAGCGAGAGATGGGAGGAGGATGCGAGATGAGGGGGTGGAagcgggagggggggaggggctccGTCGTCCCCGCTGTCTCACTTAGGGTTTCAGTCAGGTTGCGATCTCGCGCTTGGCTGCATGTGTCGGCGTGCCGGCGAACCCGCGCCGTCACCGCAAGCGGCCGCTCCACGCAGCCTCCGCGACCTGGCTGCTGTCGGGCGCGTGTGAGTGACGggggacgtggacgtggacgcgAGGCTCGTCCAGCGAGGATCGTGGTGGAATAACTTTTTGTTGAGGCAGTCGCCTGCGGTGAAAGTGGGGAGAACATTCATTGTtcaagcttttttgtttttggtgaaGACAATCCagaccacttttttttttctcccctttttaATGAtatgctttttaattttttttaagtgaGATCTTCGTAGGACATTGCCGTGTCCTCTAATCAAAGACACTGAGGCTTTCGGAACTGATCCTACACTCATCCGCAGCCTCTCGCCCTTCGGGGATCTTCTACTATTGTTTCCCTTCTGCTGTATAGCGAGATCAAAGgaagccgctgcagctccttgcGAATCCAACACGGACCCATAGGTTGCGAACGGAGCGCCATATTCAAGGGGAACCCCAGAACCACGGCGCTGCACAGCTGATTTAACGCCGCaacgttttgttttttgacGCAATATTCACACACGTTTGGGgagaaaaatttaaaaaaggcgACCACTCACGCACGTGGAGGCGTCCACAACCTCCGCAATGGAGGTGATGGCGTCCTGTTGGCGCGGGCAGGTAAGAGCCACCCGAAGCCAAGTGGGGTTTGGATGTGACACCCGAGGCCTGTGCATGTAAACTGTTCGGACGGCTTCTGACTATTTAATgaaggtgtatgtgtgtgtatgtgcacgcCTGCCTGATGTCTTACTCCTGCCAGGGGAATCTTGAAAGACACGGGTGACGGGGGTGAGGCGAAGGAAATGAACCCGCCGATCTGCCTCTTGGTTGGTTTGGTGCACGTCACGGCTGTGTTAACCGTGCTCTCCTGTGTCCGTCTAGGAGGAGCAAGCTGCCAAACTGAAGGCGGAGAAGATCCGAGTCGCCCTGGAGAAAATCAAGGAGGCGCAGGTCAAAAAGGTACGTCACGCCCGTGGTCGCGCACGGCTGTGCGATGCCTCGCGTCTCATTTAGCTCCCTCCCGTGCCGTGGCGTTCGCTGCGAGCTGCGGCTCTTTGTGAACTTCACTCACAGTGAGGCGATGAAGCGCTCAGAAAATAGGTCAATGCAGcgtttgattgtgtgtgtgtgtgtgtgtgtgtgtgtgtgtgtgtgtgtgtgtgtgtgtgtgtgtgtgtgtgtgtgtgtgtgtgtgtgtgtgtgtgtgtgtgtgtgtgtgtgtgaggatctGCTGGGGAGGGAATCGGAAAGAGGCTTCAAagagcgagaaaaaaaaaaaagaatctggTGTGCGCTTCCAGACAATGCAGACACATTTCACAGGAAGCGTCTTATTGAAAGCCTCCGACCAAACAAGTGCAGATTTTTGGTCAACAACTGCGGCTCACGGCTCCAATGACAGCCAAGGCATGAGCTTGTGTGTCCACTGGGATGTCTGTGGTTCTCCACAGAACCCCTCCAACTGTCTCTGTGAGTGAGAGCGATGCCTTTTAGCAGAATGGCGTTCTTTTCATACTCTGAATAGTTAAGACCCAGCAGAGCTGCAACAAACAGTGGCGGACTTCACCCCGCCAACTGAATGCATTGTGACCCGCTGAGGAGTTGCATAAAGGCCGtgactgaagcagctgctgtgatgcgCTAAATTATTAGTGCCGTGCTAGTCAGCATTTTCTACATCAAACTATGCCTCAAGCGTTAATAAATTCAGCGTATGTGACGTTTGAACGCGATTGAGCGCATGAATCAGGACCTTCCCTCGTGGGATTGCTTgggtttagtttttttttttttctgccagaCGAAGAGATTTTCGGGGTCTCTCCTGTGACAAATGTAGGTCAGACCCATGTCTCCCTGCTCTCCCGGCGTTCTTATTTGTCCAAGTCGATTCAATCCACTGTGGCCACTTGCTGATCAGATGTCGGGTTCTAGTAGGAGGGGACGAGCAGGGGGTCAAGGAATTGAGTTTTCTTTGGCTTCACACCAGGACCGGTCTTATGTAGGCCACCACTGATTGAGGCTGGGTTTGGCCACACGTATGTCTGCTTGTCACATTTAACTTCAAGAGGACGCTTGTTTGGATTTTAGTTCTGTGACCAATGAAGACATTAGTAGGAAAATATATGATTTAATATGCATATGACCTCATTTCATCCCCCCACTACACTGGACCATTATACTGATTCAGATTCTGGGTCAAGGTTTGAGAGGCGCTGCTGCAAAAACATTCTGGCATGACCAGTTGAGGGTATTGCTCTTTTGGTCAAGCTGCCTGTCAGCTGATAAGTGATGATAATCATCTGTTTGACCCTATAGAATAGTGGCTTCGTGCCACTGCATGTGCAGGCTactataatataatttaaagtCCTAGCAGCAGCAATGAATAAAAGCCTAACTAGGTCAATTGTACTCACAATGACTGTAACGGATTGCTTTTCCATAGGTGATGAATGTGGTGGGCAGTAGAAAATGAATGTGAATCACAATAACATGTGTTTAGCCTAAAATAGATTTGTTATTAAACCTGCATCAGTCATAAACAATGAATAAAATCAAATCATCctgcttcctcccctcctcctcctcctcagctggtgATCAGGGTCCACATGTCGGACGAGAGCTCCAAGACCATGATGGTGGACGAGCGGCAGACGGTCAGGCAGGTGCTGGACAGCCTGCTGGACAAGTCGCACTGTGGCTACAGCCCCGACTGGTCTCTGGTGGAAACCATCACTGAGTTACAGATGGGTAAGAGTGCAGCGCAGACAGGTCCCACCGCATCTGACTCACGTTTGTTAAGCTTTTAGTCCCCACAGCATTTGCATATTGCATGGAGGGGGGAATAATGAACACAGTGTGGTGGCGATGGAACGATGTAGGTGTCGGCATGTGCTGTATAATCACCACTGAATCAGTCACGACTTATTGTGGCTTCAGGCAACTTTCTAGGTTTACAGTTAAAGGATTTGCCCCGccttaaaaacagaaaacagaaaactctggagggaggaaaacaaagtgcACATGTTCATATCAGCAGAAAAAACTGCACATGTTGCATATTATCTCCATTCCTCCTCCGTCATCTCCTCTCATCTTTCCCTCAGAGCGTATTTTTGAAGATCATGAGAACTTGGTGGAGAATCTGCTGAACTGGACCCGGGACAGCCACAACAAGCTGATGTTCATCGAGCGCATTGAGAAATATGCCCTTTTTAAGAACCCACAGGTGAGCGTCCAGTCCGATCCACGCTGCTCAGTAGCTTCCTTCTCATTCAGTGTGTAAATGCCAACAGCATGTGCCTTACACACAAACGCATTGTTTATGCATGCTCGGCGCCAGAGCGCGAACAAGGCAGCGTGTTTGTGTAGCAGAGCTGGAAGTAGGTCAAAGCTCTAAAGCGAGTAAAGGTGAATAATTGATGTAACGTAAGATGAGGTGAGCTGCTGACTCTACAACACCCCCCCCCTTTGTGTCGTACTCTCATCActgtttgttcatttccagAACTACTTGTTGGGGCGGAAGGAGACATCAGAAATGGCTGACAGGAATAAAGAAGCTCTATTAGAAGTGAGAGCACGACATCAGTCTTTGTATTTCCGCCGATCTGAATCATTAGATCACTTCTAATATACGACTTTGGACCCATGTGTCTGCGCAGGAGTGTTTTTGCGGCGGCTCGGTGTCTGTGCCAGAGATTGAGGGTGTCCTGTGGCTCAAAGAGGATGGGAAGAAATCATGGAAGAAGCGCTACTTCCTCCTCAGGGCTTCGGGGATCTACTACGTCCCAAAGGGCAAAGCCAAGGTCAGTGAGACTTTGCACCGTGCACCCAGTCTACAAAGAATTGTGGATGGGGGTTATGAGAACCGCATTCAGATCCCCTGCCTGctggtgttttcctgttttccacCAACGCACcaattttttttccacatttttgcACAGGCAGTTCAAGCGTGTCTGTAATTACCATCAAACTCATGTACATAAAACCTTGACTACTTTGAGACTGCGTTCCCATAGCATCATTATTTCAAGAGAATAAATAATTATACTAAAATGTGTGCTTGAGTGAGTTGGTTctgtgcatcacagattattctCTGAACATGAGTATGCAATAAAGAGAGGAAGACTCTTTATTGCATATTCATGTTCAGAAAGAAAGCGTTTTTGGTTTTATATAAATCACCAGTATGTCAGAGGCATAAAACTACTAGATTATATAGAACCATCGGCCCTGTGTTAAGTTAATTATGCCTCGATGCGTGCTGTGTTCACGgtgtctccctctctgcaggCGTCCAGAGACCTCGTGTGCTTCCTGCAGTTGGATCACGTCAACGTCTACTACGGCCAGGACTACCGCAGCAAATACAAGGCTCCTACTGACTACTGCCTGGCCCTGAAGGTGAAGCCCTACTGCTAGATCTGGTGTCTGAATGCGAATTCAATGGAAAAATAGAAGAAAGAACTGCGAAATGCAAACAATTACAGAAATATGCAGAGGAACCTGACAAGTTCAGCAAATGTCATTAGCCTGACATTAAAGCATACCTTGTATTGGCGAGTAATAAAATGATCTTCTTGCAGCATCCACAAATCCAGAAGAAGTCCCAGTACATCAAGTACCTGTGCTGTGATGACGTCAGGACCCTGCATCAGTGGGTGAACGGAATTCGCATTGCCAAGGTTCGTCTCAGGTTCCTGTGTTGAACCTGTTGAGTCGATGTTAAATGTATAGAAACTGATTTCATGGGGTGGAGGAGTTTTACCTTGTATGTTTGTGATGTAGTATGGGAAGCAGCTGTATGGTAACTACCAGGAGGCCATGAAGAGGACAGAGGCAGCCTATGACTGgtcctccctctccacctccagcctccgatcaggctccagctcagccagcaTACCAGGTTAGTCATGATGCCAATGCCAAGCACATAATGGAATGTGGTACATGGCTAAGTACGTGTGTGTCACACGTACAGAAAGGCTTAGTAACCTTTGTGTCGCATTCATCAGAGTCCCAGTCCAATCACTCTGGCCACTCTGACAGTGGAGTGGACACAGGCTCGTCTCACGGCCGGTCACAGAGTGTCGTGAGCTCCATTTTTTCCGAGGCCTGGAAGAGAGGCACCCAGATGGAGGAGAACTCAAAGGTACGGCTTCCTTTCAAACACTGCCACGGCCTCGTTTTACTGTTACAACACTTGCTTCGGTGAGCTCAAAGACGGTGTCGTTCCTGCAGATGAAAATGGAGGCGTCCAGAGGGGCCACTCTGCCGCACGGCTCCCACGGCCACAGGCACCACAGCCACCATTCGGTCGACCAACTGGCCCTGACGCCGTCCCCCCAGCCGATGGTGCAGCCCCAGCCTCACCCGCACCAGCAGCACCCGCCACGGCCTCAGTCCCAGCCCCAGcctcaccagcagcaccagcaccagccccTGATGCAGGCCCCGCAACAGCTCCCCCCAcacgctcagctgctgcagacgcagtATCTCCAACAGCACCCGCCACAGTCTCAGCTGCCGCCTCAGAGTCTCCAACAGCACCCTCCACACGCCCAGCCACACCAACAGGTCCCATCAGTGCAGCCCCACACACCGCCGCATccgcagcaccagcagctgccgccgccgcagcctccGTCTCCCCAGCAGACCACCCCGCCGCTCCCCCAGTCGCCTCAGCGCCCTCAGCCGCCGCCGCAGACCCTCGGCCAACACGACCACGGGCCCCAGCAGGCGGCCCCTCCAcccccgccgcctcctccccctccgccacCACCGCCGCCCCCGGTTCAGATGGTTTCCCACCACTCGCCGGCTCTCACCATGTACAAGTACAGCACAATCACccggctgcagaaccagaaccaggctgcCAACCAGCATAGGTTCCCCAGTCACCTCCCCGCAACAGCTCAGCAAGTTCTACCCACATCTCTGACGCCACCCGCAGCTCAGGTGCCCGTCAAACCCAATGTGAATCACATCGCGGCAAGGACTAATGtcccgcctccgcctccgcctccccctcccccatctATGCCAACCCCTGGATCAGCCATGGCTGTGTTGAAGCTGGGCCCTCCAAGCCCTGCTACCCTGCACGCCTTCATTCCTCCACCCCCATTGTATCCACCGGCTCCTAGGACCAATGGAGTAACAtttcctcccccgcctcctcccccgccaCCCCCACCCGCACCCACTCCTATGAGCCAGCCTGTTCATCACAACGGGCTCAAGCAGGCACTGAAGGAAAGGTTTCCCAGCCCGCCACGAGACCTCCTGCCTCTAACTGGGGACCTTGAGGAGTCCCCACCTCCAGCCCCTGCTCCAccgcccccacctcctccacctccacccccgcccccacctcctccgcctccacagCAGTTCCCGGTGCCACAGCAATTCCCGCCACCGCCACCAGCACCGCCTAAAACCTTTAACCCAGGCTTTCTCCCTCATGCTGTCCTCAAGCCCGTGTCACCGGTCACTCCATTTCCTCCCGCCCCACCTTCTGCTGACATGAGTGGGCCcgcaccacccccacccccaccccctcctccacctgcaccccTCAAGAAGCAGTTCAGCCTCCAGGCAGGCCACACCTCCAGTCCACCACCTCCAACTCTGCCCAAGCAACACAGTCTGTCCAAGCCCCCACCCATTTCTACAGGAGCCCCTCCCACTATGTCCCTGGTGAAGCAGCTAGCGAGTCAATTTCCAGGAGCTTCATCCCAAGGAGCCAATCATACAGAGAACCCCAAAGCTCCCCTCTCCCCACCTGCAGTAAAGACCAAACCGAGATGGCAGCCTGGCGGTGGCCCACAACTACAGTCTCCAGagttcccccctcctcctcaggaGACCAACGCTGGATTCCCTgcccctccgccgccgcctcctcctccacctcccccagcACCTGTCACAGGTCCAATgccacctccccccccccttcctcctggAAACCTGGGCTCCCCCATTAAGAGGTCACCCTCTGGCTCCTTCAGTTTGGGAGGCAAAAAACCTCCACCCACCCCACAGAGGAACTCCAGCATCAAGTCAAACTCATCAGCCTCCTATGAGGAATCCAGGAGAAACTTACTCAGCAAATTTGCTCCTCAGAGCAACACGCCACCGTCCTCCCccatttcctcctccactgcatCTCCCTCCAAGGACCAGTCAGCAGGACCCCCTGCTCCCCCTAAACCAGGCAAGCTCAACCTGAACAACCTGCCCTTGGCACTCCAGGGCAAAGTGAATCAAGTGAAGCAAACGGGTGGCGAGttcccatcaccaccaccacctgacTGTGCCTActtcccgcctcctcccccggcCTCCGACCtcttcccccctcctccacctccaggtaGTGACACCCATAACGGAGGCCCTCCTAGGGTGGCCGTGGTCAACCCCCAACCgcaggctcctcctcctccaccacctgtcTCCCTCGTCAGCAATTCAACATGGGGAAAGAGTTCCTTGAAAAAGACCCCTCCACCCACACTCGGTCGGCGTAATAACACCACCCCAGAGCCCCTTCCGctttcaccacctccacctacCTCCCCAAAGGGCAGCTCCGGTCAGCCTAATTTCCTGGAGGATCTGAACCGGACACTAAAGCGAAAATCTGTGGGTCGCCAGGGTTCTTCCAACTCTACTGGTCTCACTGGAAAGCTGGACCCAGCAGGGACCATGGATGACATGGCActgcctccacctccccctgaGTTGCTCCTTGATCAAGGGAAGCAAAGCAACGGAGGAAACGGTGGCTACGTGTCCGGTAACATCTCAGGCTATGCAACGCTAAGACGAGGACCACCGCCCGCACCGCCCAAACGGGGTGACGGCACCAAACTTACTGGAGAGTGTTGAACTTAGAGATCAGGACACACTGAAGAGGAATGGACAATGAAAGGATATACGCAAGTGAAGATTTAAAAGTGGACTAAGAGGGACTTTCTGAATACCTTCTAGCTACTTTGGTCACAGTGTATATACTAAACAGCCCAACCAGACCGTGCTCAATTAATGCTTGctcatttttgtattttttaacatgCTTGACTTTCTGGATCTGTGAGGTTTACAACAACAGGACGATTAAAACCGGAGCAAACAGGTTTGAGGTCACAGAAAGAGCAAGATGGTTTAAATGATATCTGCCGCTGCTGTGGATTAAATAACACGGTTCTCTATGGTAAACCCCACCCCTCTGGTAAAACGGGCAGATTTAAATAAACTCTAAGGAAAATTGTGCAAATGTTACCGGATCCAGGTCTGAGCCAAATCACGTCCCCGCTTGTATCCgccatatactgtatttgtgcCACGTACTGGAGACAAAAAAGGCATTGGGATCTTTCTGCTTTGGTACTGCATGGACTCATGTAACAACAAGCTGTAAAACACGAAgctgttccagtgtgtgtgcatgtgtgagagagaaaccAAGACTGAATATACATACATGCCATGTCTGctcgcatgtgtgtgtgattgtacGATGGTGAAGTATTTAATCATTAGTAGAAGGCCTTTGTGGAGAGTTTTGCTTTACTATGAAATTATTTAATGATTGATAAATGGaaggattctttttttttttaaaaaaaaaagctggtcAACAAAATCTAAAGGAACAAAACATGAAGGCACAAAGGAATGTATAtgggaataaaaacatgaaGGTTATGGTTCTGTAACCGTTAAAAATGTATGTTGTCGTCTCCATGGTCTCAAGACTGTTTCACCACTTGGCAAATGCAAATCAGAAGAAAGCCTTATTCCCCAAGTCTTGCACAGAGTTCAAGCAGAGAGGAGAGTTCTTCCAAAGTGTCAGCAGAGCATGGACTGTGCGACTGGAAAGAAAACgtacttttttgttttatttaatgcaaaCATGTAGTGGACTTCTGTAAATGAGAAGAAGTGTTTTGGTGTATCTCCATGGACTGCGTGTGTTCCCTGTGTGTTGGCTTGATTTTTGGACCTTGTTCTTTTATTTGTCTATGTACAGTTgcggctgctgcttctttctttgtcccagccgtcttttttttttttaagtcacaTGGTCTCACAATCCAGGAAATAGTGCAGCGATGGATTACAGCCATGTGATGTGTAATAAAAACATAGCCTTGTCTTGTTAATGTACAGAGCATTGAATCATGTAGTAACCGCAATCTGACTGGCATAAGACTGAATGTCGCTTTTAATTTTGTGTGTCGATCTTGTTCCTTGATGGTGCCATTACTGCTTCAGCCCTTCGTACACAGGGTTTAGTCCTGATTTTGTCTCTCCAGAGTGGATCATGAAGGGTTTTTAATTTCTAGATGATATGCCTTCTTTTTTCCGGGTGCTACTCTAACCTTCAGAGAACCCAGTCTATACAACCCCATGTGTATCAGGATGACATGTCATTTATAAGATAGATTTAGTCTGGAAATGTGTAGACCATTATATCCAGCTTATCATGGACAAACCTCAGTGGTGCTTGGTTTCAAACCCTCATTAACATGCTCTTTTCTCGTCCTCAGCCGCGGTGGTGTCACCTCCACTTGTAGGCAGCGTGCCGTTTCTTAtgagtacagtatgtaagtTATTTATGTGCTGATGTGAACAAGTGGGGCTTAAATGACATGAAGACAAATGTTTGCAGATAAGAGTCAATGTGTCCTCTTGCATATAGATTGAAATCCCAATATAAATGTTGAAATCAGACTTGCGATTGTGTCAGAGTGATCATTTGTTTGGTTAGGTAGAAAAACCTGTActtgtcatttattcattcattcacgtCAAGGCCACTTCACGAGCACTGGGAAAAGTGGAaactactttttattttaagtgGACCTCGGATCCCCTCCAGTGGCTTTATCCTGCTCTACAAGGCATCTTAATGTTGAATACTACATTAAATGAATATGTTTTAATCTGTGGTTCAGGCGTATAAATATAACCAAATACATATCAGAAAAAATGGAATAAGACgaatacatttaacatttacctgTTTAATTCAAGTGTGATGTCTGATCAGCATCAAAATGAGGTCTTGAACGAGGTGAATCCTCACTCAAGGAAGTCGCTGAAAGTGTCTCCTCTGGGTCGGACCTCCACTGTCTGGCTGTGGAACAAGCCGCCATGTTGGACAGGTGTAGGAGTTCCAGCAGGAGCTGGGCCTGAAAGTTCAGTGTGGGGTCACACTCATGAGGGTTTACTAAAAAACTCAGACACGGCTTACTGCTAAGGTTTTACTGAAAGTCCTACCTCTGTTCACAACTGGATTATTGAACTGACGTTGTCCTTTTGAGATTATCTGTAAAATCAAATCCTCATGGTTATTGACAGACAGCACATCTATTATACTGCTGCTAATGTTACTTGAATTTCTAGTGTTTATTCAAATAacatgaataaattaattaaataattctTTTATGAAGTTACCTCTTCGCTGGACTCTTCGCTGGACTCttcgctggagctgctgttgtggctGCATCCCACAGAGATCACGTGGACTGTGGTGGCGGTCATTCTCAGCCGACTAGAGCAGGAAAAGGAGGGCTGCAGCAAAGCAAGGAAAGGACATGATGCTAGCGTATTTGTGATCTctagttattttttatttatctagTTTCAGCTATTGCCCTGGCAGGTCAGCCCTATTTGCTATATTTACTGTTTGTTGTAGCACAACACCCATTTAAATATTCCAAGGttatatgtttattatgttttgttttttttatcccaGGTGACCATGAACATCTCACCACAAAGAAGCCAGGTTTGAAGGCACACGTCTGCGGGTCGATCCTGGAAGTCTTTGCGCACTCGGTTTCTTTAACCtcaaacatcagcagcaggtcgGCTGTGTCATGGCCCATAGGAAAGACCTGGCGTTCATTTGTTTCATGTCATg carries:
- the raph1b gene encoding ras-associated and pleckstrin homology domains-containing protein 1b isoform X4 codes for the protein MEVMASCWRGQEEQAAKLKAEKIRVALEKIKEAQVKKLVIRVHMSDESSKTMMVDERQTVRQVLDSLLDKSHCGYSPDWSLVETITELQMERIFEDHENLVENLLNWTRDSHNKLMFIERIEKYALFKNPQNYLLGRKETSEMADRNKEALLEECFCGGSVSVPEIEGVLWLKEDGKKSWKKRYFLLRASGIYYVPKGKAKASRDLVCFLQLDHVNVYYGQDYRSKYKAPTDYCLALKHPQIQKKSQYIKYLCCDDVRTLHQWVNGIRIAKYGKQLYGNYQEAMKRTEAAYDWSSLSTSSLRSGSSSASIPESQSNHSGHSDSGVDTGSSHGRSQSVVSSIFSEAWKRGTQMEENSKMKMEASRGATLPHGSHGHRHHSHHSVDQLALTPSPQPMVQPQPHPHQQHPPRPQSQPQPHQQHQHQPLMQAPQQLPPHAQLLQTQYLQQHPPQSQLPPQSLQQHPPHAQPHQQVPSVQPHTPPHPQHQQLPPPQPPSPQQTTPPLPQSPQRPQPPPQTLGQHDHGPQQAAPPPPPPPPPPPPPPPPVQMVSHHSPALTMYKYSTITRLQNQNQAANQHRFPSHLPATAQQVLPTSLTPPAAQVPVKPNVNHIAARTNVPPPPPPPPPPSMPTPGSAMAVLKLGPPSPATLHAFIPPPPLYPPAPRTNGVTFPPPPPPPPPPPAPTPMSQPVHHNGLKQALKERFPSPPRDLLPLTGDLEESPPPAPAPPPPPPPPPPPPPPPPPPQQFPVPQQFPPPPPAPPKTFNPGFLPHAVLKPVSPVTPFPPAPPSADMSGPAPPPPPPPPPPAPLKKQFSLQAGHTSSPPPPTLPKQHSLSKPPPISTGAPPTMSLVKQLASQFPGASSQGANHTENPKAPLSPPAVKTKPRWQPGGGPQLQSPEFPPPPQETNAGFPAPPPPPPPPPPPAPVTGPMPPPPPLPPGNLGSPIKRSPSGSFSLGGKKPPPTPQRNSSIKSNSSASYEESRRNLLSKFAPQSNTPPSSPISSSTASPSKDQSAGPPAPPKPGKLNLNNLPLALQGKVNQVKQTGGEFPSPPPPDCAYFPPPPPASDLFPPPPPPGSDTHNGGPPRVAVVNPQPQAPPPPPPVSLVSNSTWGKSSLKKTPPPTLGRRNNTTPEPLPLSPPPPTSPKGSSGQPNFLEDLNRTLKRKSVGRQGSSNSTGLTGKLDPAGTMDDMALPPPPPELLLDQGKQSNGGNGGYVSGNISGYATLRRGPPPAPPKRGDGTKLTGEC
- the raph1b gene encoding ras-associated and pleckstrin homology domains-containing protein 1b isoform X2, producing the protein MEQVSDDELDHGAEEDSDKEDQDLDKMFGAWLGELDKLTQSLDDGRPQKTLQKPPLRQETNIANFSYRFSMYNINEALNQGETVDLDALMADLCSIEQELSTISKTNSTPRGQSKGPQSGPGGRSASVKHTGTSGGGSSGGSTNSSTRASPANTVRGGSVNSRPAASNISLDDITSQLEKASLSMDEAARQTTSSSSSSSSSSFTSTTLRRPSTGSSGSGQHRRTGSVGTVSEQEAPSQRSSVNSACASASSMDSLDIDKVMTGGEGEAQSSPSTQQNQTSTEHSYLDRETSLILKSIAGKPSHLLTKEEQAAKLKAEKIRVALEKIKEAQVKKLVIRVHMSDESSKTMMVDERQTVRQVLDSLLDKSHCGYSPDWSLVETITELQMERIFEDHENLVENLLNWTRDSHNKLMFIERIEKYALFKNPQNYLLGRKETSEMADRNKEALLEECFCGGSVSVPEIEGVLWLKEDGKKSWKKRYFLLRASGIYYVPKGKAKASRDLVCFLQLDHVNVYYGQDYRSKYKAPTDYCLALKHPQIQKKSQYIKYLCCDDVRTLHQWVNGIRIAKYGKQLYGNYQEAMKRTEAAYDWSSLSTSSLRSGSSSASIPESQSNHSGHSDSGVDTGSSHGRSQSVVSSIFSEAWKRGTQMEENSKMKMEASRGATLPHGSHGHRHHSHHSVDQLALTPSPQPMVQPQPHPHQQHPPRPQSQPQPHQQHQHQPLMQAPQQLPPHAQLLQTQYLQQHPPQSQLPPQSLQQHPPHAQPHQQVPSVQPHTPPHPQHQQLPPPQPPSPQQTTPPLPQSPQRPQPPPQTLGQHDHGPQQAAPPPPPPPPPPPPPPPPVQMVSHHSPALTMYKYSTITRLQNQNQAANQHRFPSHLPATAQQVLPTSLTPPAAQVPVKPNVNHIAARTNVPPPPPPPPPPSMPTPGSAMAVLKLGPPSPATLHAFIPPPPLYPPAPRTNGVTFPPPPPPPPPPPAPTPMSQPVHHNGLKQALKERFPSPPRDLLPLTGDLEESPPPAPAPPPPPPPPPPPPPPPPPPQQFPVPQQFPPPPPAPPKTFNPGFLPHAVLKPVSPVTPFPPAPPSADMSGPAPPPPPPPPPPAPLKKQFSLQAGHTSSPPPPTLPKQHSLSKPPPISTGAPPTMSLVKQLASQFPGASSQGANHTENPKAPLSPPAVKTKPRWQPGGGPQLQSPEFPPPPQETNAGFPAPPPPPPPPPPPAPVTGPMPPPPPLPPGNLGSPIKRSPSGSFSLGGKKPPPTPQRNSSIKSNSSASYEESRRNLLSKFAPQSNTPPSSPISSSTASPSKDQSAGPPAPPKPGKLNLNNLPLALQGKVNQVKQTGGEFPSPPPPDCAYFPPPPPASDLFPPPPPPGSDTHNGGPPRVAVVNPQPQAPPPPPPVSLVSNSTWGKSSLKKTPPPTLGRRNNTTPEPLPLSPPPPTSPKGSSGQPNFLEDLNRTLKRKSVGRQGSSNSTGLTGKLDPAGTMDDMALPPPPPELLLDQGKQSNGGNGGYVSGNISGYATLRRGPPPAPPKRGDGTKLTGEC